The Amycolatopsis sp. NBC_01480 genome segment TCGGCAACGCGTTCCACGGGACGCTGTCGTGCTCGGTGAACGCGGTCAGCGTCAATCCGTTGTCCAGCAGGGCCGTGATGAGCTCGCCCAGCGAGTGGTTCCACGAGTGCGTGGTGGTGTTGCGAAGGGGCCGTTCGGTGTCGACGTACGTGTTCTCGTCGTCCCACACCAGCGGCTCGGCGTGCTCGAAATAGTCGTACTTCGGCCACGCGCGGTCGGTCTCGTCGTCCAGGCCCCACATCATCGGATGGGCCTCGCGCAGGAACAGCCGCCCGCCAGGGCGCAGCAGCCGCGCCACGACCGAGGCCCAGTCCGCGACCCGCGGCAGCCAGCACAGCGCGCCGATTCCGGTGTAGACCAGGTCGAACTCGCCTTCGCCGAAGACCTCGGCAGCGGCGTAGACGTTCGCCTCCCGGTAGTCGATGTCCGCGCCGGCGCCTGCCGCGAGCTTGCGGGCCTCGGCGAGCGACGCGGGCGAGAGGTCGAGTCCGGACATCCGCGCGCCCAGCCGGGACAGCGAAAGCGTGTCCGTGCCGATGTGGCACTGGAGGTGGACGCCGCGCAGGCCGGCGATGTCGCCCAGCCGCGGCCGGTCGAACCGCACCACGTGGCTGAGGAACTCCGGATCGTCGAGGAACTTCCGCAGGGAGTACTGCTCCGACGCCGCGTGCAGCGGCGCGCGCTCGTCCCAGTTGGCTCGGTTGAGGTTGAACGAACCGGTCATGCCGTCGCCGCCTTTTCGGCCGCGCTGCGCTCCACGCAGAACTCGTTGCCCGCCGGGTCGCCCAGCACGACCCAGCCGGTGCCGTCGGGTCGCCGCTGATCGTCGACGAGGGTCGCGCCGGCCGCCAGCAGCCGCGCCACCTCCTCGTCGCGCGGGACGTCCGGGCGCAGGCAGACGTGCACGCGGTTCTTCACCGTCTTGGGGTCGGGCACCTGCTGGAAAAGCAGGTGGACGCCCGATTCGAGCGCGATCGACGCCTCGGGGTCGCCGGGGAAGTCGTCGTTGGCCAGTGGCCGCTCGGTGACGACGGTCCAGAACTGCGCGAGCGCGTACGCGTCCGCGCAGCCGAAGGTGATGTTGTGCACTACCGAGGCCATCAGGCTCCTCACATCGGCTGCCGTTGCCGTGAGTCTGCCTGAACCGGACATCACGGGCGATCGTTTTTCAGGCGGCGTCCAGGCCGGGGGAGCGGTGCACCCGGCGCGCCGCGTCGATGATCAGCACCTCGCAGCCCGGTTGCCCGGCCGCCCATTCGATGCCCTCCTCGCCGAGCGCGAACGCGGCGGTGGCCAGCGCGTCGGCGTTCGTCAGGTCTTCGGCGACGATCGTCACGCTCAGCAGCCCGGTGGCCGGGCGCCCGGTGCGGCCGTCGAAGATGTGCTGCCCGCGCTCGTAAGCGGCGGACGTCGCCACCGCCCCGTTGCGAGAGGTGACCACCGCGCACACCGACTGCGGCTGCTCGGGATGCCGGATGCCGACGCGCCACGGCCGTCCCGGCTCGGGCTCGCCGGCGGTGACCACGTCCCCGCCCG includes the following:
- a CDS encoding class I SAM-dependent methyltransferase is translated as MTGSFNLNRANWDERAPLHAASEQYSLRKFLDDPEFLSHVVRFDRPRLGDIAGLRGVHLQCHIGTDTLSLSRLGARMSGLDLSPASLAEARKLAAGAGADIDYREANVYAAAEVFGEGEFDLVYTGIGALCWLPRVADWASVVARLLRPGGRLFLREAHPMMWGLDDETDRAWPKYDYFEHAEPLVWDDENTYVDTERPLRNTTTHSWNHSLGELITALLDNGLTLTAFTEHDSVPWNALPKEMAEDEVGEWRMRENPRRLAASYTLQAVKGS
- a CDS encoding FAD:protein FMN transferase, whose translation is MTTHVEQVMGLPISLDLRDEGDFSAAVKDAFGWLHEVDARFSPYKVDSEVSRYDRGELAAGDLSGDLDEVLDLCAYYEHLSGGAFSARLPGRALDPCAVVKGWAVQRAADRLHAAGARRFCLNAGGDVVTAGEPEPGRPWRVGIRHPEQPQSVCAVVTSRNGAVATSAAYERGQHIFDGRTGRPATGLLSVTIVAEDLTNADALATAAFALGEEGIEWAAGQPGCEVLIIDAARRVHRSPGLDAA
- a CDS encoding VOC family protein, yielding MASVVHNITFGCADAYALAQFWTVVTERPLANDDFPGDPEASIALESGVHLLFQQVPDPKTVKNRVHVCLRPDVPRDEEVARLLAAGATLVDDQRRPDGTGWVVLGDPAGNEFCVERSAAEKAATA